From the Saccharomycodes ludwigii strain NBRC 1722 chromosome I, whole genome shotgun sequence genome, one window contains:
- the TDA2 gene encoding Tda2p (similar to Saccharomyces cerevisiae YER071C | TDA2 | Topoisomerase I Damage Affected) has protein sequence MSAKIINEQIHTEEIPISIDKLRSLITENFKNTQDVQGSISTLINELNNASSLHKYIVTCTSIKQEKVNNNTENFTISNKIGTSWDKNKDGLFNCKIKDTNGDLFLITVVWITIMQNH, from the coding sequence ATGTCTGccaaaattataaatgaaCAAATTCATACCGAAGAAATACCAATCTCCATCGATAAATTGAGATCTCTAATAACagaaaatttcaaaaatactCAAGATGTTCAAGGTTCTATTTCAACTCTAATAAATGAATTGAATAATGCATCCTCACTACACAAGTATATAGTCACATGTACTTCAATTAAACAAGAAAAggttaataacaatactgaAAACTTTACCATctcaaataaaattggtaCTTCTTgggataaaaataaagatggtctatttaattgtaaaattaaagaCACCAATGgggatttatttttgattacAGTTGTATGGATAACTATAATGCAAAATCACTAG
- the SEC6 gene encoding SNARE-binding exocyst subunit SEC6 (similar to Saccharomyces cerevisiae YIL068C | SEC6 | SECretory) gives MLIDDYALKKVSQLIKDEVALGSITEIKEQLIKEKSTIDYQLRRSTEVHFDTIQSGFDALTSSQKYVTSLKNKVHTIHELSEESKQSIEHYDIVKDATKIQEIMDQTTNIYDKILSFNDTLSRIDNMINYELSQDSIETGCSGLLEIHFILSMLRDFQEHVNVLATVSNDDVQRTIPKIFQNSSETIERFNSLLENITYDLIEAFRAGNKSLLIRYFKIIEFEDREDTKIKAMRYIIHSKEKEIEATKIRKLPSDSMLYNKINGNDVENQISGDNQPSNRLLANEILNGTVTGRINPRNYKKFMIEVINRSIREMFVEVRKEYTGDKKFEVINNLDWVLNELFVAQKHLTECCPRSLDIFKIYFDAYYKEMKSLMSELVEAEPETIIILDILDFDKQFTKSLMSDFGFKKDDIKSILGDKEKETLLDDYLNLILMKMKEWIGNLEKTELEIFVERKTPPIKDAENLLCLDGTKTCFQMFTQQAEVAAGSGQVKILLGVIEKFCGLLNEREKIWIRTIQSEVGRWLNYNRKCRDDPEDVTKDDECAAGLIEYLIAVANDQMRAADYAVAISQKYGDMVNKTNAHIIENLIEGTLDGFAQVAKCSTSGLISVIFDDLQKPYAEIFSKNWYTGNQAQQISDTLMEYLSDVKLQMNPFVYSTFVENVIEETILKFFNALKYEHSFKIKRSKFLDAMKRDFEIFYKLFIQFVTDKEARAVVIDGKFKFVEFFMDLCCEPSDTLLATWSNLLKTYPDCPVTLLSGILMCRDDISSSNSKDILINARQIEKAALDKAKQDPDYQPTFMSNFTLN, from the coding sequence ATGTTGATCGATGATTATGCATTGAAAAAAGTATCCCAATTAATTAAAGACGAAGTAGCGTTGGGGTCAATAACCGAAATAAAAGAGCAGTTAATCAAGGAGAAATCTACCATAGATTATCAACTAAGAAGATCAACAGAAGTTCATTTTGATACTATTCAATCTGGGTTTGATGCTTTAACCAGTTCTCAGAAATATGTAacatcattaaaaaataaggtTCATACAATCCACGAGCTTAGCGAGGAATCCAAACAATCTATAGAACATTACGATATTGTTAAAGATGCTACCAAAATACAAGAAATTATGGATCAGACAACAAACATATATGATAAGATTTTATCGTTTAATGATACTCTTTCTAGGATTGATAATATGATTAATTATGAATTGAGTCAAGACTCTATAGAGACTGGTTGTAGTGGGTTGCTAGaaattcattttattttatcgaTGCTGAGGGATTTCCAAGAACATGTCAATGTTTTGGCTACCGTGTCTAATGACGATGTACAAAGGACCATaccaaaaatttttcagaATAGTTCAGAAACAATCGAAAGAttcaattctttattaGAGAACATCACGTATGACTTGATTGAAGCTTTCAGAGCTGGTAATAAGTCTCTATTAAtaagatattttaaaataattgagTTTGAAGATCGCGAGGACACAAAGATCAAGGCCATGAGATATATTATCCAttcaaaggaaaaagaaatagaggctacaaaaattagaaaactACCAAGTGATTCAATGCTTTACAACAAGATTAATGGGAATGATGTAGAAAACCAAATTTCTGGAGACAATCAACCCTCAAATAGACTTTTGGCCAATGAGATATTAAATGGTACAGTAACTGGTAGAATCAATCCtagaaattataaaaaatttatgatTGAGGTTATTAATAGATCTATTAGGGAGATGTTTGTAGAAGTTAGGAAAGAATATACTGGTGACAAAAAATTTGAGGtgataaataatttggaTTGGGTACTCAATGAACTTTTTGTTGCTCAAAAACATTTGACGGAATGCTGTCCTAGATCacttgatatttttaagatttattttgatgcTTATTATAAGGAAATGAAATCTTTAATGAGTGAATTAGTTGAGGCCGAGCCGGagactattattatcttgGATATTTTGGATTTTGATAAGCAATTTACTAAATCTTTAATGAGTGATTTTGGGTTTAAAAAGGATGACATCAAGAGTATTTTGGGAGACAAAGAAAAGGAGACACTATTAGATgattatttgaatttaattttaatgaaaatgaaagaaTGGATTGGgaatttggaaaaaaccGAGTTAGAAATATTTGTAGAAAGGAAAACACCACCGATCAAAGATGCCGAGAATTTGTTATGCTTGGATGGGACCAAGACATGCTTTCAAATGTTTACACAGCAGGCTGAGGTTGCTGCTGGTTCGGGCCAGGTCAAGATTTTGTTAGgtgttattgaaaaattctGCGGTTTACTAAATGAAAGGGAAAAGATATGGATTAGAACGATACAAAGTGAAGTTGGAAGATGGTTGAATTATAACCGGAAATGCCGTGACGACCCAGAAGATGTTACCAAAGATGATGAATGTGCTGCTGGGCTAattgaatatttaattGCTGTTGCGAATGATCAAATGAGAGCCGCTGATTATGCAGTTGCTATTTCACAAAAATATGGAGATATGGTTAATAAGACCAATGCGCATATTATTGAGAATTTGATTGAAGGCACATTGGATGGATTTGCACAAGTTGCCAAATGTAGCACAAGTGGGCTAATTTCCGTTATATTTGACGATTTGCAGAAGCCGTACGCCGAAATATTCAGTAAAAATTGGTATACTGGGAACCAGGCCCAGCAAATCTCTGATACATTGATGGAATATTTAAGTGATGTGAAATTACAAATGAATCCGTTTGTATACTCTACATTTGTGGAGAATGTAATTGAAGAaacaattttgaaatttttcaatgctttaaaatatgaacattcatttaaaattaaacgTAGTAAATTTTTGGATGCAATGAAGAGGGATTTTGAgattttttacaaattatttatccaATTTGTTACAGACAAGGAGGCTAGGGCTGTTGTCATCGATGGtaaattcaaatttgtAGAGTTTTTCATGGATTTATGTTGCGAGCCTAGTGATACTTTATTAGCAACGTGGTCCAatctattaaaaacataTCCAGATTGTCCTGTTACATTGTTATCTGGAATATTGATGTGTAGAGATGACATAAGTTCTTCAAATTCCAAAGATATATTGATTAATGCTAGACAGATAGAAAAGGCAGCCTTGGACAAAGCAAAGCAAGATCCAGATTATCAGCCCACTTTCATGTCTAACTTTACGCTAAATtga
- the VTC1 gene encoding Vtc1p (similar to Saccharomyces cerevisiae YER072W | VTC1 | Vacuolar Transporter Chaperone), which translates to MSSAPLLQKAPGKKIALPTRVEPKVFFANERTFLSWLNFTVMLGGLGVGLLNFGDKVGRISAALFTLVAMGTMIYALVTYHWRAAAIRRRGSGPYDDRLGPTILCFFLLIAVIINFFLRMKYSD; encoded by the coding sequence atgtcCAGTGCACCATTGTTACAAAAAGCCCCAGGCAAGAAAATAGCCTTACCAACAAGAGTTGAGCCAAAAGTCTTTTTTGCCAATGAACGTACATTTTTGTCATGGTTAAATTTTACAGTTATGTTGGGTGGTTTAGGTGTTGGGTTATTGAATTTTGGTGATAAAGTTGGCAGAATAAGCGCAGCCTTATTTACATTGGTAGCTATGGGTACTATGATATACGCGTTAGTTACATACCACTGGAGGGCTGCTGCCATTAGGCGTAGAGGATCTGGTCCATATGATGATAGACTGGGACCAACTATTCtatgtttctttttattaattgccgttattattaactttttcttgaGGATGAAATATAGCGATTGA
- a CDS encoding uncharacterized protein (similar to Saccharomyces cerevisiae YIL067C | Uncharacterized protein of unknown function), whose translation MGPIINEMVDSENKPTLAESGQDTNNFELENFSVISSNKNDTHEQETTNTTEPREYYNQKWVLYKDENIVKKFFKRVWYGPIEPKDDFPVFQRKWNFTKYIDEFPEKVFRKKLGRKFTISLLIIYLSVWLCVVWQILYPYLIKKPYLYLSPDNINDEAEKVSIDTLTCNSYMDWKGKNNNCGLNAKNCQPFTDTDYFIRCPALCDRGGWTYSSLPVGDQSVKYRPYIIGGGNRAKDDDLLDDILSYPYRADSYPCAAAYHSGLISGVHGGCLKISMSGAQLKFPSKDAYYDSESSILFDSFFISSYVFRDLKDAITSGCYDPRVLIMTLNIIFGLPIFYLYESLIGFWVITMFGFWTLVLSFDRPLVPDPNDIDSVHELFSLGFQRLLPLCFVLYVMWKSSIKRTIENGSPLIKIFCWYPLFWLGVMNNVTFDRLPVDRLTASDIKAQPGALVAIISIGSSIFICAVIQAYSLWKSGRFPKYFKIYITIIASLVAMSLLPGLNLRIHHYILGMILLPGCATRNVSAYLFQGILVGLILSGVGRWDFASILETRRALLRGEAGDAMKPPTFIYNETMSHVLSWNSSKPNVYGHGYSLIINDVESYVGTNTTVDLDVLMEENESLSQLIEGALSYEDTVKLYLRVAHASVFDPIKKRGDYTKAAMLEWPSGKWIYPDEGVS comes from the coding sequence atggGCCCCATTATTAATGAGATGGTGGATAGTGAAAATAAACCTACGCTTGCTGAATCAGGCCAAgatactaataattttgaattagaaaatttttCGGTAATATCatccaataaaaatgatacaCATGAGCAGGAAACGACAAATACTACTGAGCCTAGGGAATACtataatcaaaaatggGTTTTATACAAGGATGAAAACATTGTaaagaaatttttcaaaCGAGTTTGGTATGGCCCCATAGAACCTAAAGATGATTTCCCAGTTTTCCAAAGGAAATGGAACTTCACCAAGTATATTGATGAATTCCCAGAGAAagtttttagaaaaaaacttgGTCGAAAATTTACAATATCTCTTCTTATCATATATTTGAGTGTTTGGCTTTGCGTTGTCTGGCAAATATTATATCcctatttaattaaaaaaccaTACCTTTACTTATCTCcagataatattaatgatgaGGCAGAAAAAGTTTCAATTGATACTCTAACGTGCAATTCATATATGGATTggaaaggaaaaaacaacaactgTGGATTGAATGCCAAAAATTGCCAGCCTTTTACTGATACAGACTATTTTATAAGGTGTCCCGCCTTATGCGATAGGGGCGGGTGGACCTACTCTAGTTTGCCAGTGGGAGACCAAAGTGTAAAATACAGACCGTATATTATAGGTGGTGGCAATAGAGCAAAGGATGACGATTTGCTAGACGATATTTTGAGCTACCCTTATAGAGCTGATTCTTATCCGTGTGCAGCGGCCTACCATTCAGGATTAATATCAGGAGTGCATGGCGGATGTTTGAAAATCTCTATGAGCGGAGCCCAGCTAAAATTTCCTTCTAAAGATGCATATTATGATTCTGAATCATCAATCCTGTTTGAttcctttttcatttcGTCATATGTTTTCAGAGATTTGAAAGATGCTATAACGTCCGGCTGCTACGACCCGCGAGTTTTGATAATGACtctaaatataatatttggtCTACCAATCTTTTACCTATATGAAAGTTTAATAGGGTTTTGGGTTATAACTATGTTTGGATTTTGGACCTTGGTATTATCATTTGACAGACCTTTGGTTCCTGATCCAAACGACATTGATTCTGTGCATGAGCTTTTTAGTCTAGGCTTTCAAAGACTGTTACCGttatgttttgttttatatgttATGTGGAAATCTTCTATTAAAAGAACCATTGAAAACGGCTCCCCACTGATCAAGATATTCTGTTGGTATCCATTGTTTTGGTTGGGGGTTATGAATAATGTTACTTTTGATCGCCTACCAGTTGATAGGTTGACTGCGAGTGATATAAAAGCTCAACCCGGGGCTTTAGTAGCAATTATTTCAATAGGATCTTCgatatttatttgtgcAGTTATTCAGGCATATTCGTTATGGAAATCCGGTAGATTTcctaaatatttcaaaatttacattactattattgcaAGTTTAGTGGCCATGTCACTATTGCCTGGATTAAATCTAAGAATACATCATTATATTCTTGGTATGATACTGTTGCCAGGTTGTGCAACGAGAAATGTGTCTGCATATTTGTTTCAAGGGATTTTGGTTGGATTGATTTTATCTGGAGTTGGAAGATGGGATTTTGCCAGTATTTTAGAAACAAGACGTGCATTGCTAAGAGGCGAGGCTGGCGATGCTATGAAACCGCCAACATTTATATACAACGAAACCATGTCACATGTACTTTCTTGGAATAGTTCAAAACCAAACGTTTATGGTCATGGGTATTCATTGATTATTAATGACGTGGAGAGTTATGTTGGTACAAATACTACTGTTGATTTGGATGTATTAATGGAAGAGAATGAGTCTTTATCACAATTGATTGAAGGTGCTTTGAGTTATGAAGATACTGTGAAGTTATATCTGAGAGTTGCTCATGCTTCAGTGTTTGAtccaattaaaaaaagaggagaTTATACAAAAGCAGCTATGCTAGAATGGCCAAGCGGCAAATGGATTTATCCTGATGAAGGTGTTAGTtag